A single region of the Streptomyces sp. AM 4-1-1 genome encodes:
- a CDS encoding thioredoxin-like domain-containing protein — MATRARVRAPELIGEGGWLNTGGKRYTLAELRGRIVILDFWTFCCVNCLHVLDELRELEEKHRDTVVIIGVHSPKFVHEAEHQAVVDAVERYEVHHPVLDDPELATWKQYAVRAWPTLVVIDPEGYVVAQHAGEGHAHAIEKLVEELEAEHGARGTLRRGDGPYVAPEPVATHLRFPGKALALPDGGFLVSDTTRHRLVELDADGESVRRVFGGGGRGLTDGGPEEVRFSEPQGLAVLPDGRIAVADTVNHALRALDPATGVTTTLAGTGRQWWQGSPTAGPAREVELSSPWDVAWFADRLWIAMAGVHQLWTYDPATGTVTAAAGTTNEGLVDGPAAEAWFAQPSGLAATEDRLWVADSETSALRYVDREGVVRTAVGTGLFDFGHRDGAAGQALFQHPLGVTALPDGSVAVSDTYNHALRRYDPASGEVTTLATELREPSDAVLVDGDLVVVESAGHRLTRLRLPEEAVRVEDRAHRTRRAATEIAPGTLRLDVVFQAPAGQKLDTRYGPSTRLLVSATPPELLAEGAGPGTDLGRDLVLADGVTEGVLHVSAMAASCDDDPANEYPACHVHQQDWGVPVRVGPQGTARLPLVLAGMDG; from the coding sequence ATGGCAACACGTGCGCGCGTCAGGGCCCCCGAGCTGATCGGCGAGGGTGGCTGGCTGAACACAGGTGGCAAGCGGTACACCCTCGCCGAGCTGCGAGGACGCATCGTGATCCTGGATTTCTGGACCTTCTGCTGTGTGAACTGTCTGCACGTCCTGGACGAGCTGCGCGAGCTGGAGGAGAAGCACCGCGACACCGTGGTGATCATCGGGGTGCACTCGCCGAAGTTCGTCCACGAGGCCGAGCACCAGGCCGTCGTGGACGCCGTCGAGCGGTACGAGGTGCATCACCCGGTCCTCGACGATCCCGAGCTGGCCACCTGGAAGCAGTACGCCGTACGGGCATGGCCGACGCTCGTCGTCATCGACCCGGAGGGCTACGTCGTCGCCCAGCACGCCGGTGAGGGGCATGCCCACGCCATCGAGAAGCTGGTGGAGGAGCTGGAGGCCGAGCACGGGGCGCGGGGCACCCTGCGGCGCGGTGACGGGCCGTACGTCGCGCCCGAGCCGGTCGCCACGCATCTGCGGTTCCCAGGGAAGGCGCTGGCCCTGCCGGACGGCGGTTTCCTGGTCTCCGACACCACCCGGCACCGGCTGGTCGAGCTGGACGCGGACGGCGAGAGCGTCCGCAGGGTCTTCGGCGGTGGCGGGCGCGGTCTCACCGACGGAGGGCCGGAGGAGGTCCGGTTCAGCGAGCCGCAGGGGCTGGCCGTGCTGCCGGACGGGCGGATCGCCGTCGCCGACACCGTCAACCACGCGCTGCGCGCGCTCGACCCGGCGACGGGCGTGACGACGACCCTGGCCGGCACCGGGCGCCAGTGGTGGCAGGGGTCACCGACCGCCGGTCCGGCGCGCGAGGTGGAGCTGTCGTCGCCGTGGGACGTGGCGTGGTTCGCGGACCGGCTGTGGATCGCGATGGCGGGCGTGCACCAGCTGTGGACGTACGATCCCGCGACCGGGACGGTCACGGCCGCCGCGGGCACCACGAACGAGGGGCTGGTCGACGGACCGGCCGCCGAGGCGTGGTTCGCGCAGCCGTCCGGGCTCGCCGCGACCGAGGACCGGCTGTGGGTCGCGGACTCGGAGACGTCGGCGCTGCGGTACGTGGACCGTGAGGGCGTCGTCCGCACGGCGGTGGGGACCGGACTCTTCGACTTCGGGCACCGCGACGGGGCCGCCGGTCAGGCGCTGTTCCAGCATCCGCTGGGGGTGACCGCGCTGCCGGACGGGTCGGTCGCCGTGTCGGACACGTACAACCACGCGCTGCGGCGGTACGACCCGGCGAGCGGTGAGGTGACCACGCTCGCCACCGAGCTGCGGGAGCCGAGCGACGCGGTGCTGGTCGACGGCGACCTCGTCGTCGTGGAGTCGGCCGGGCACCGGCTGACCCGGCTGCGGCTGCCGGAGGAGGCGGTACGGGTCGAGGACCGCGCCCACCGCACCCGGCGCGCGGCCACCGAGATCGCCCCGGGGACGCTCAGGCTCGATGTGGTCTTCCAGGCGCCCGCGGGACAGAAGCTGGACACCCGTTACGGTCCCTCGACCAGGTTGCTGGTCTCCGCGACCCCGCCCGAGCTGCTGGCCGAGGGCGCGGGTCCGGGCACCGATCTGGGCCGGGACCTGGTCCTGGCGGACGGTGTCACCGAGGGAGTGCTGCATGTGTCGGCCATGGCGGCGTCCTGCGACGACGACCCGGCCAACGAGTACCCCGCCTGCCACGTCCACCAGCAGGACTGGGGGGTCCCCGTCCGCGTCGGCCCTCAGGGCACGGCCCGGCTGCCGCTGGTGCTCGCGGGGATGGACGGCTGA
- a CDS encoding DUF6458 family protein codes for MGLGGCIILIGAGAVLAFATDWEMDTVNVDLVGWIMMIVGIIGVVVYRSIARRRRMVVPPTTVVDDRAFPDDERRYL; via the coding sequence ATGGGACTCGGAGGATGCATCATCCTCATCGGGGCAGGGGCGGTACTCGCCTTCGCCACCGACTGGGAGATGGACACCGTCAATGTCGATCTGGTCGGCTGGATCATGATGATCGTGGGGATCATCGGCGTCGTGGTCTACCGCAGCATCGCCCGCCGCCGGCGCATGGTCGTACCGCCCACCACCGTCGTGGACGACCGTGCCTTCCCGGACGACGAGCGCCGCTACCTGTGA
- a CDS encoding M18 family aminopeptidase — MSSSPRFDRAHTDDLMAFLMAGPSPYHAVAEAAGRLEKAGFRQVDETAAWDATSGGKYVLRGGAIVAWYVPEGAEAHTPFRIVGAHTDSPNLRVKPRPDTGSYGWRQVAVEIYGGTLLNTWLDRDLGLAGRISLRDGTHRLVDIDRPLLRVPQLAVHLDRSANTEGLKLDRQKHMQPIWGLGRVEEGDLIRFVADEAGVDAEDVTGWDLMPHPVEPPSYLGRDRELLAGPRMDNLLSVHAATAALAAVSALPDAELPYIPVLAAFDHEENGSQSDTGADGPLLGTVLERSVFARGGAYEDRARAFAGTVCLSSDTGHAVHPNYGERHDPTHHPVANGGPILKVNVNMRYATDGSGRSLFAAACEKADVPWQTFVSNNSVACGTTIGPITAARHGIRTVDVGVAILSMHSARELCGADDPYLLANALSAFLAG; from the coding sequence ATGAGTTCTTCCCCCCGCTTCGACCGCGCCCACACCGACGACCTGATGGCCTTCCTCATGGCCGGCCCGTCCCCGTACCACGCCGTGGCGGAGGCCGCCGGGCGGCTGGAGAAGGCCGGTTTCCGGCAGGTCGACGAGACCGCGGCCTGGGACGCCACCAGCGGGGGGAAGTACGTGCTGCGCGGCGGTGCGATCGTCGCCTGGTACGTCCCGGAGGGCGCCGAGGCGCACACCCCGTTCCGGATCGTCGGCGCGCACACCGACTCGCCCAACCTGCGGGTGAAGCCGCGCCCCGACACCGGTTCGTACGGCTGGCGGCAGGTCGCCGTCGAGATCTACGGCGGCACGCTCCTCAACACCTGGCTCGACCGCGACCTCGGGCTGGCCGGCCGGATCTCACTGCGGGACGGCACCCACCGGCTCGTCGACATCGACCGCCCGCTGCTGCGCGTACCGCAGCTCGCCGTGCACCTCGACCGCTCGGCGAACACCGAGGGCCTCAAGCTCGACCGGCAGAAGCACATGCAGCCGATCTGGGGCCTCGGCCGGGTCGAGGAGGGCGACCTCATCCGGTTCGTCGCCGACGAGGCGGGCGTCGACGCCGAGGACGTGACCGGCTGGGACCTGATGCCGCACCCCGTGGAACCGCCGTCCTACCTGGGCCGTGACCGCGAGCTGCTGGCCGGGCCCCGGATGGACAACCTGCTGTCCGTGCACGCGGCGACGGCCGCGCTCGCCGCCGTGTCGGCGCTCCCGGACGCCGAGCTGCCGTACATCCCGGTGCTCGCCGCGTTCGACCACGAGGAGAACGGCTCGCAGTCCGACACCGGCGCCGACGGACCGCTGCTCGGCACGGTGCTGGAGCGCTCGGTGTTCGCACGCGGCGGCGCGTACGAGGACCGGGCGAGGGCCTTCGCCGGGACCGTCTGCCTCTCCTCCGACACCGGTCACGCCGTCCACCCCAACTACGGCGAGCGGCACGACCCGACGCACCACCCGGTCGCCAACGGCGGACCGATCCTCAAGGTCAACGTCAACATGCGGTACGCCACCGACGGCAGCGGCCGGTCCCTGTTCGCGGCGGCCTGCGAGAAGGCGGACGTGCCGTGGCAGACGTTCGTCTCCAACAACTCGGTGGCGTGCGGCACGACGATCGGCCCGATCACCGCCGCCCGGCACGGCATCCGGACCGTCGACGTCGGCGTGGCGATCCTGTCGATGCACAGCGCCCGTGAGCTGTGCGGGGCCGACGACCCGTACCTCCTGGCGAACGCGCTCTCGGCGTTCCTGGCGGGCTGA